One genomic segment of Hordeum vulgare subsp. vulgare chromosome 2H, MorexV3_pseudomolecules_assembly, whole genome shotgun sequence includes these proteins:
- the LOC123427659 gene encoding probable protein phosphatase 2C 44 yields MVGRMERQTASTSSASCSPSAASSSSSSSCGGRKRPDILNMIRSAACLNSSSTDTGKGRSKQSSTKVTHGFHLVEGKSGHDMEDYHVAEYKCDKNHELGLFAIFDGHLGDRVPSYLRANLFSNILKEPLFWTDPQEAIKNAYGSTNKYILENAKQLGPGGSTAVTAIVVDGKDMWIANVGDSRAVLCERGAANQITVDHEPHISNERQRIEQQGGFVTTFPGDVPRVNGQLAVARAFGDHSLKTHLSSEPDIRHVPINSSIEFVILASDGLWKVMKNQEAVDLVKSTKDPQAAAKRLTTEALARKSKDDISCIVIRFRC; encoded by the exons ATGGTCGGCCGGATGGAGCGGCAGACGGCGTCGACGTCCTCCGCCTCCTGCTccccctccgccgcctcctcctcgtcctcctcctcctgcggcGGACGGAAGCGGCCCGACATACTCAACATGATCCGG AGTGCAGCATGTCTTAATTCATCATCTACTGACACTGGCAAGGGGCGGAGTAAGCAGTCAAGCACCAAGGTGACGCATGGATTCCACTTGGTTGAAGGGAAATCTGGCCATGACATGGAGGACTACCATGTAGCAGAGTACAAGTGCGATAAGAACCATGAGCTTGGCCTCTTCGCCATTTTCGATGGCCATCTGGGTGATCGTGTGCCCAGTTACTTGAGAGCTAACCTTTTCTCCAACATACTCAAAGAG CCTCTCTTCTGGACTGACCCTCAGGAAGCGATTAAAAATGCATATGGCTCTACGAACAAATATATTCTGGAAAATGCCAAGCAACTTGGACCAGGCGGTTCAACAGCAGTTACTGCTATTGTGGTTGATGGCAAGGATATGTGGATAGCAAACGTAGGTGACTCGAGGGCGGTTTTATGTGAACGGGGTGCTGCTAATCAGATTACCGTGGACCATGAACCACACATATCCAATGAAAGGCAGAGGATTGAACAGCAGGGTGGCTTTGTCACAACATTTCCTG GTGACGTCCCTCGCGTAAATGGCCAACTCGCTGTCGCAAGGGCGTTCGGTGACCATAGCCTCAAGACACACTTGAGTTCAGAACCTGACATTAGGCATGTACCTATAAACTCGAGTATAGAGTTCGTCATACTTGCCAGCGATGGATTATGGAAG GTGATGAAGAACCAGGAAGCCGTGGACCTCGTGAAGTCGACAAAGGACCCCCAGGCAGCAGCCAAGCGGCTGACGACCGAGGCGCTCGCGAGGAAGAGCAAGGACGATATCTCCTGCATCGTTATCCGCTTCCGCTGCTGA